One genomic segment of Novisyntrophococcus fermenticellae includes these proteins:
- a CDS encoding ABC transporter substrate-binding protein, protein MQKKVKKLIILGMAALMACSVMGCGKGSGSGDEIVLGYIGPLTGESALWGKVESDTLKMLVEETNDNGGILGKQIDLKIYDNRGDAVETTNAARKALQSDNVVAFIGPDSSSCAIALSEVCEEYKVPHITTTGTNYKVTQHEEDGSVRPYAFRICLSDPQLGDIMGGVCI, encoded by the coding sequence ATGCAAAAAAAGGTAAAAAAATTAATTATTTTGGGTATGGCGGCTTTGATGGCATGTTCTGTTATGGGCTGTGGAAAAGGCTCTGGGAGCGGCGACGAGATTGTATTGGGATACATAGGGCCGCTTACCGGAGAATCTGCTCTTTGGGGTAAGGTGGAGTCCGATACGTTGAAGATGCTGGTCGAAGAAACCAATGATAACGGAGGCATTCTGGGTAAGCAGATTGATTTGAAAATTTATGATAACCGCGGTGATGCGGTGGAAACCACCAATGCCGCCCGCAAGGCGCTTCAGAGCGATAACGTTGTAGCATTTATCGGACCGGATTCCTCTTCCTGCGCCATTGCGCTCAGTGAGGTGTGTGAGGAGTACAAGGTTCCCCATATCACTACGACAGGTACCAATTATAAGGTGACACAGCATGAGGAAGACGGATCTGTCCGCCCCTATGCGTTTCGTATCTGTCTGTCGGATCCACAGCTGGGCGATATTATGGGGGGGGTATGCATTTGA